One Leopardus geoffroyi isolate Oge1 chromosome C1, O.geoffroyi_Oge1_pat1.0, whole genome shotgun sequence DNA segment encodes these proteins:
- the PIKFYVE gene encoding 1-phosphatidylinositol 3-phosphate 5-kinase isoform X6: MATDDKTSPTLDSANDLPRSPTSPSHLTHFKPLTPDQDEPPFKSAYSSFVNLFRFNKERVEGGQGEQPSLSGSWTSPQLPSRTQSVRSPTPYKKQLNEELQRRSSAVLEENSLQHPQENTDTRRKAEPAFGGHDPRTAVQLRSLSTVLKRLKEIMEGKSQDSDLKQYWMPDSQCKECYDCSEKFTTFRRRHHCRLCGQIFCSRCCNQEIPGKFMGYTGDLRACTYCRKIALSYAHSTDSNSIGEDLNALSDSASSVSVLDPNEPRTPVGSRKASRNIFLEDDFAWQSLIHPDSSNTPLSTRLVSVQEDAGKSPARNRSASITNLSLDRSGSPMVSSYETSVSPQANRTYVRTETTEDERKILLDSVQLKDLWKKICHHSSGMEFQDHRYWLRTHPNCIVGKELVNWLIRNGHIATRAQAIAIGQAMVDGRWLDCVSHHDQLFRDEYALYRPLQSTEFSETPSPDSDSVNSVEGHSEPSWFKDIKFDDSDTEQIAEEGDDNLTNSASPSKRTSVSSFQSTVDSDSAASISLNVELDNVNFHIKKPSKYPHVPPHPADQKGRR, translated from the exons ATGGCCACAGATGATAAGACTTCCCCAACATTGGACTCTGCTAATGATTTGCCTCGATCTCCTACTAGTCCTTCTCATCTCACACACTTTAAACCTTTGACTCCTGATCAGGACGAACCTCCTTTTAAATCAGCGTATAGTTCTTTTGTAAATCTCTTTCGATTTAACAAAG AGCGAGTGGAAGGGGGCCAGGGAGAGCAGCCGTCTCTAAGTGGAAGTTGGACCAGCCCTCAGCTCCCTTCAAGAACACAGTCTGTGAGGTCACCTACACCTTATAAAAAACAGCTTAATGAGGAACTCCAGCGGCGATCTTCAGCAGTATTAG AAGAGAACAGTTTGCAACATCCCCAGGAGAATACAG ACACAAGAAGGAAAGCAGAGCCTGCCTTTGGAGGTCATGACCCTCGTACAGCTGTTCAGCTTCGAAGCCTCAGCACAGTATTAAAACGCCTCAAGGAAATCATGGAGGGGAAAAGCCAG gATAGCGACCTGAAGCAATACTGGATGCCAGACAGCCAATGTAAAGAGTGCTACGACTGTAGTGAGAAATTTACAACCTTTAGGCGCAGACACCATTGCCGCTTGTGTGGGCAGATTTTTTGCAGTCGTTGCTGTAATCAAGAAATCCCTGGAAAATTTATGGGCTATACGG GGGACCTCCGAGCTTGCACATACTGTAGAAAAATAGCCTTAAGTTATGCTCATTCCACAGACAGTAATTCCATTGGGGAAGACTTGAATGCTCTTTCAGATTCCGCTTCCTCTGTGTCTGTACTTGATCCAAATGAACCTCGAACACCTGTTGGAAGTAGAAAAGCCAGCCGCAACATATTTTTGGAGGATGATTTTGCTTGGCAAAG TTTGATTCATCCAGACTCCTCAAATACTCCTCTTTCAACAAGGCTTGTATCTGTTCAAGAAGATGCTGGGAAATCTCCTGCTCGAAATAG atCAGCCAGCATTACTAACCTGTCACTAGATCGATCTGGCTCTCCCATGGTGTCTTCATATGAGACATCTGTCAGTCCCCAGGCTAACCGGACATACGTTAGGACAGAGACCACTGAGGATGAACGCAAAATTCTTCTG GACAGTGTTCAGTTAAAGGACCTGTGGAAGAAAATCTGCCATCACAGTAGTGGAATGGAGTTTCAGGATCACCGTTACTGGCTGAGAACGCATCCCAACTGCATTGTGGGAAAAGAATTAGTCAACTGGTTGATCCGAAATGGGCACATTGCTACAAG GGCACAAGCTATAGCAATCGGACAAGCCATGGTCGATGGACGTTGGCTGGACTGTGTCAGTCATCACGACCAGCTTTTCAGGGATGAGTATGCGCTGTACAGGCCATTGCAG AGTACAGAATTTTCCGAGACCCCTTCTCCAGACAGTGACTCCGTGAACTCTGTGGAAGGACACTCTGAGCCATCGTGGTTTAAAGACATAAAGTTTGATGACAGTGACACGGAACAGATAGCTGAAGAAGGTGACGATAATTTGACTA ATTCTGCCAGTCCTAGCAAGCGCACATCAGTCAGCAGTTTCCAGTCCACAGTGGACAGTGACTCAGCCGCGTCCATCAGCCTGAACGTGGAGCTGGACAACGTGAACTTCCATATCAAGAAGCCCTCCAAGTACCCACATGTGCCCCCTCACCCTGCTGACCAAAAAGGTAGGAGGTAG